A region of the Candidatus Zixiibacteriota bacterium genome:
ACGCAGTGTCGATCTCAGCACCCCGTGATTCGGCGCATCGACCGGTAACATCTTCTGCAGGCGATAGCTCGAAACCGCCACATAGTTGGTCATGAATAGCGACTCGTGTCGCTCGTACACTCTTGCCGGATACGTCTCGCCGACCGGCGTGGGCGGATCGGTCAGCGGATTCACCGGTGTCAGATTGAGCGACCCTTGAGCGATGAAACCGGCCACATACTTGCCGTCACTGGTGAGGCGTACCACTTGCCGCATATGGACCGGTCCATTCGCGTAGAGATAATCGAGCGGTCCGGATGAGCAAAATGGCTTCGGTATTACCTGGTCGAAATTGATGACGAAATCCTGCACCCAGATACCGGGCGTCCAAGTCACACTTCCCCCAAGGTTGAGAATCATGGCGACCCCATCAGTACCGATCGGCACCGGCGCGGAGACATTTCCCAGAGGACCGCCTATGAGAGCGCGCAATTCCACCGGTAAGCCGTTGTATATGATATCCGGGATCTCCCGAAACGGAGCCGGATTGATCTGACCTGTCGGCATCATAGGAATGTCCGGATCGAGCAGACCGCTCCTCATGAGATCCACGATGACGAACTGCTCGGCCACTTCCCACGAAATCACCTGATGATTAGTCGTGCCAGGCACCTGAATTTCGAAATGCACATTGGCCAGAGTCCAATCCCCCTGGCGGAACAGGCGAAGATGGAACCTCGCCGGCCCGTACGAACCACACGCCAGTTGGATGGCGCTGCCGGTCCAGCCTTCAGTTTCTCCATATGCGGTTTGCATGTCTCCGGTGACATCATCGAGCCATCTGCTATTGAATGGTGAGGCATCCGGAAAGCCGATCGCCGTCCTGTCGCCGTCGAGCGATAGTAAAGCCGCACGAATGTCTCTCGGATCGGCGTGTCCGACAAAGATGAGATTGATCGGATCCTGGCCCTGGCTGGAAAAGTCGTTCCCCGTAAACGGCCAGAATGTTAGCGCATTGTCGCCGAATGCAACTGTTGTAAGTGGTCCCGGCGGTGGGGTCGGCGTGGGGCACACGGCTGTCTTCGCAGTCAACCCGGCTGCGATTGCATCAACATCCAGATTCTGCGGCTCCGACTCTTCGACCGCCTCGATCGGTGCGGCCTGGTAGTTGCTCCCCTGAATTGTTTCCTGTGTTCGCTGGCATCCGAGAGCGAATAACGTGGCGACGACTGCCAACAGGCCGAGTAGTGTAAGTCTCCTCATCTGATTCTCCTTCCCCGACCATCGTGGTCGGAAATTGTCTTGGCTGATCATTTGCCCTGTGTGAGCTGCCCGCCTGTTATGCAACCCCAATGCCGACTGAACGTGGATACTTCAGGACGTGATTATCTCAATGGGACACAATATGTTACGCGGTCGACGGGCCTTCCGGCGACCGGTCCAGTTCTGGATAGCATTTAATCCGGTTGACCGGAGGGTGGTTAGTTGCTATCTTGTTATGGGCATTTCATGAAAGCAGAAGAGAATCAGATTCCCGAACATTCGGATGTCGAACGTCTGCGCAGAGCGTTGGGTGAGTTACGACTCATCAATAGTCTGATCGCGCGTATCAGTCAGGTGCGCGAGGTCAACCATATCATGGATTTGATCCTGGGGGAGCTGGTGCGCGCCACGCAAGCGGACCAGGGACTCATCAATCTGGTGACCCCGATGGCCGAGGGGGATGCATTGACGACGGTTGTTCGAACATCAAAATCGAAGGCTGAGACTACCCCGTTCAAAGCAAACGAACTGATTTGCGGCTGGGTGCTCACCAATCGCGTGTTGTTGAAGATCGATGATCTCGATCATGACGAGCGGTTTTCCGGTATGTCATCGTCGAACGGTCTGTTCAAGTCGGTCATTTGTTGTCCGATGCTGGTACGCAACGAAATCATTGGCCTGACCAGTCTCGTCCGAAGTGCCGGCAAGGGTCCGTTCACCGATGAGCACTGCCGACTCGTAGGCATACTAACCTCGCAGTCGGCTCAATTGCTCAGCAACGCGCGTTTGCTGGAAGAACTGGCCGCCAAGAACGAACTCCTCGAATTGTCGCGGCAGAAACTCCACGATGAGTATGCCCGGCTGCAGTCCGAAGTCTCCGCCACGTTCGCTTTTGAGCAGATAGTCGGCAAATCGGCTCCGATGAAACGAGTCCTGGCGCTGGCGTCTAAGTTCAGCTGCACTGACTCGGCCGTTCTTATCGTGGGCGCCACCGGTACCGGCAAAGAACTGCTGGCCCGGGCCATCCATTACAATTCGCCCCGGAAGGATCGCCCGTTCATCATAAAGAATTGCGGCATCAAGACAGAATCCCTGTTGGAATCGGAGCTGTTCGGACATGTGAGAGGCGCCTTCACCGGCGCCGACCGCGAAAAACGGGGCCTTTTTAAGGAAGCCGATGGCGGCACGATATTTCTCGATGAGATCGGCGATGCTCCGCTCTCCACCCAGGCTGCGATCCTTCGGGTCATACAGAGCGGCGAGATCAGACCGTTGGGATCGACGAAGACCGAGTATGTGGATGTGCGGGTGCTGTCGGCGACGAACAAAAACCTGAAGGACGAGATTGCCAGGGGGAATTTCCGCGACGACCTCTACTATCGCCTCAATACGTTCACGCTGGAGTTGCCGTCTCTGGCGGAGCGCACCGAAGATATTCCGCTCCTTATCAATCACTTTCTTAAGCGGCTTCGGATCAAGCTCGGCGTGGCGGAGCTGCACATCTCACCGGGCGCGCTTGAACGCTTCTTGAGATACGACTGGCCGGGCAACGTGCGTCAATTGGAACATGAACTGGAGCGGGCGGCCGTGGTGTGCGGCTCGGACGGGGTGATCGAAGTGACCGACCTCTCCCCGGTTCTCGCGGCCCCGGCCTTTTCCGGCGAACAGTCGAACTCTTATCGAGGAGAGCTCCGCCTGGTTGTCGAGCGAGTTGAGCGAGAGATGATAGCCCAGACGCTTAAGGAGCACGAGGGGAATATCATGCAAACGGCGGAGGCGCTGGGTCTGACGAGAAAGGGCCTGAAAGACAAAATGGACCGCTACGGCATCAAGCGCTAAAGCTCAGGCCGCACCCGCCAACAGCTTGCGGAACGCCGGATGATCGTGGAGCGGCTTCCAAAGCGGGTCCGCTTTCAGGTACGGCACTGACACGAAACCGGGCACACTCAACAGGGCTCCAAGCTGCTCGACGGCGGCATCGTACTCGTCGAAGATCATCAGCGTTTCGGCAAGATTGACCATTAGAAACAGTGCGTCATACGCATCCCGTGACGTCGGCAGCAGTTCGACCCCTTTTCGCGCGTAAGCAATTGCTTCGCTCTTTCGTCGCATGCCCGCATAGGCCAGACCCAACTGGCTGTTGAAGCGCGCATCCTCCGGCAACGCCCGGACCTTTGTCTCCAGAATGCACCGCGCCGAATCGGCATAGGCGTATTCCTGCTGTCCCCGTCCAAGCAAGCGGTACATCTGGGCGCGATGCAGATAGAATCCAGCGGTATCGGTTCCCAGGCGTGTCTGCGACAGCACCTTGCTGAAATCACTCTCCAGTATCCGCATGAGCCACCAATAGTACGGTGATCTTGCCAGATCCACTTGCGCTGGGACTTGCGCGAGTACCCTTCTGGATTCGCCCGCGTCGCCGTCACGAAGCACCGCCATCCAAGCTCTGACCACGTGCGGAAGCGGCCAGTCCGGGGCCAGCGCGATGGTACGATCCAGAAATCGATTTGCCTCTCGAAACTCGCGCATCATGGCAAAGGTCAGTGCCACATCAAACGCTTTCAGATAAGATCGCGGGTCGTACTCCAGTGCTTTCATGAAATTCTGTGCGGCAGCGTCGAGTTTCCCCTGTCTCCGTTGCACCGCCCCAACTGCATTAAGCAGTTCCGCATGAGTCGGTTGAAGTGTCAGCGCCCGGTCGAACTCCCTCAAGGCATTCTCATAATCGAGCTCACAGTGGTAGTAGTAATAGCCGAGCGCAAGGTGTCCTTCGAGCAGATCCGGCTGGAGCGTCAGTGCCCGGTCGACTGCCTGCCGCGCTCTCCGGCGGGTGGCGTCCGAGCGGTCATAGTATTCCCAGTACATGCTCTCCTCCGCCCGGCAGAGCATGGCATAAGCAGAAGCGAAGCCGGAATCGAGTGCGACTGCCTGTCGATACATGCGTAGCGCGATTTGAATGTCGTCCTTGTCCCAGCTTCGATTGAAATACTGATTACCTCTCAAGTAGAAGTCATAGGCCTGCAGGTTGGGGGTCAATCCGCCCCCCTGCTGTTCCGCGGGTGAACCAACTGCCACATTGAGCGCCGCCGCGACACGCTGCGCGATCTCCGCCTGCAGCTCAAATATGTGCTCAAGCGGTCGTTCATAACTGTCGGCCCACAAGTATGTGTCATCGGCTACTTTCACCAGCGCCGCGCTGATCCGCACGCGACTCGGTGTAACAGTCCTTTCCCAATTCACCGCACCGGTGATGGCGTAATCGACGCCCAGTTCCGACCCGATCTCAGCGACCCGAAGTTTGCTCCCCTTGTACTGCATGGAACTGGCTCGTGAGACTACTCCCATTCGCCCCGCCTTGGCCAATTGCATAGTCACTGCGTCAGTCATGCCGTCGGCGAAGTACTCATCGCCGGGCAGGCCGAGGTTGTCGAACGGCAGCACCGCCAGCATTGGCGCCCCGGCTCCTTTCGCGCTCACATGCGGCTTGTAGACGTGCCAGCCTGTGATCGCTACAACAAGTGCGAGAACGGCAATCCCACTAGACACCAGAAGACGCCGGTGCCGAGTTGACGATTCGATGTGTGACGCTTGCGCATGGCCTGACACCGATATTGCCTGTAACTGAGCCAGAAGGTCGTCAGCACTTTGAAGCCGTTTGGAAGGGTCTTTCTCAAGCAGACGCATAACGAGCTGTTCGAGAGCTGGTGGAATATCCGGACGGAGTTTCTGGAGCGGCTCCGGCTCCTGGTGGACGATAGCGTACAGCACAGCCGCCTCATACTCCCCGCGAAACGGCAGCACTCCGGTCAGCATTTCATACATCACCACGCCAAGCGCGAACAGGTCGGAGGCCGGCGTGACCTCCTGTGCTTTCGCCTGCTCGGGCGACATGTACGCCATGGTCCCGACCGTGGCGCTCGTCCGCGTGACATCAGAACCGCTGCAAAGCTGCGCCAGACCGAAATCGAGGATCTTCGCCGTGCCGTCCTTTGTCAGCAGGATATTGTGCGGTTTGATGTCGCGGTGGACGGTACCGACAGCATGCGCTCGGCCCAGACCGCGTGCTATCTGTTTGGTCATCTGAATTACCTCAGGGATTGCCAACCGCCCGGTAGCCATCCGATCCTTGAGTGATTCGCCATCTACATATTCCATGGCGATAAACGATCGTCCCTGAAACTCCCCCACCTCATAAATAGTGATGATATTGGGATGATTCAGGGCTGCTGCCGCCTGTGCTTCCCGTTTGAGTTTGGCGTGACAGTCGGGGTCAGAAGTCAACTGAGGGGACAGGAACTTGAGCGCCACTCGCCGCTGCAAGCTGGCATCTTCGGCCAGCCAAACTTCACCCATCCCACCGGCGCCAAGTTTTCGACGCACCGAATAATGGCTGAATGAAAGACCAGCGCGAAGGCCGGTTATTGGCTGGTCCGAATCCATTGTCTTATCCCGTTACCACGAGAGCATCTTACATGGTCGGCTGTACTAACTACGATGCGGGTGCCCGTTGATGGATTCAAGATAGGCTACGTTGCTGCCGTTCGGCAACAACAATGTGGTGCCACCCAACAGTTCCAAATGGCCGGAACCACCGGCGGCTTCACCTTGGTGTTGACATCGCTCCCTGTGGGAAGCACTTTAGCACGATGGACAAAAACAACTTCCGATTTTTCACCGTAGCCGAACGGCCCGACCTGGCGCAAGTCGTCTCCAAATTCCCAGGTCAGTTCTGGCCCCTATTCATGCTACAGGACCCGATTGCCAACCGGTTGTTCGGCCCACTGTACCAGACGTTCGCCGAATACCAGTTTGCGCTAATCGATACCGGAACGGATGGCATTGTGGCTGTCGGCAACAGCATTCCTTTGGCGTTCGATGCCGACCCGCATCTGTTGCCGGACGACGGCTGGGACTGGGCGCTGCAACAGGGGTTCGAGGATCTCGCCGGCGGGTTGCCACTTCACTGTTTATGCGCGCTCCAGATCGTCATCGATCCGAAATACCGCTCGCTCGGGTTAAGCACTCGTATGGTCCTGAGGATGCGGGAGATCGCTTCGGCGCACTCACTGAACAGACTGTTTGCCCCGGTTCGGCCGAACCAGAAATCGCTCTACCCGCTTATCCCGATGGAGAAGTACATTCGGTGGAAGTCTGAGGACGGTCTTCCGTTTGACCCCTGGCTTCGCACCCATACGCGTCTGGGCGCGGATATCATCCGGGTCTGCCCAAGCGCCATGCGTATCCCCGGCAGTGTGCCCGACTGGGAGACCTGGACTTCGATGCGCCTACCGGAAACCGGGGAGTACATAATACCGGGCGCCCTTGTGCCTGTCAGAATTGACCGCGAAGCCAACCTGGGACTGTATGTGGAGCCAAACGTGTGGATGTGCCATCAACTTGGGAACTCCGCCGCCCGGAAGTCGTAGAAATTTCTAACACAACAAACCTTGACAGACACGGCCAGAGAAGGGATTTTCCGGTCGTCGACAGGGAGGTTTTTGATACATGGAGGTTATATGGAATTGACGATCGGCGAAATGGCGGGCAAGGTCTGGAGCACCCTCTTGAAGAAAGAGGAGATCGCCCTGACGCAGCTCCCGAAAATGGTCCATGAAAAGGAAGTTCTGGTATATCAGGCGCTGGGGTGGCTGGCCCGTGAAGGGAAAGTCAACTACCGGGTCGACGGCAATAAGACGTTTGTCTCGCTGATTCGATAGTCGCCTTGCCGGGGACGACCATAGTACATATTCCTCGCCGAGCGGCAGGCCAACGCACCGTGGCCATGTGCCCCATCGTGT
Encoded here:
- a CDS encoding sigma-54-dependent Fis family transcriptional regulator produces the protein MKAEENQIPEHSDVERLRRALGELRLINSLIARISQVREVNHIMDLILGELVRATQADQGLINLVTPMAEGDALTTVVRTSKSKAETTPFKANELICGWVLTNRVLLKIDDLDHDERFSGMSSSNGLFKSVICCPMLVRNEIIGLTSLVRSAGKGPFTDEHCRLVGILTSQSAQLLSNARLLEELAAKNELLELSRQKLHDEYARLQSEVSATFAFEQIVGKSAPMKRVLALASKFSCTDSAVLIVGATGTGKELLARAIHYNSPRKDRPFIIKNCGIKTESLLESELFGHVRGAFTGADREKRGLFKEADGGTIFLDEIGDAPLSTQAAILRVIQSGEIRPLGSTKTEYVDVRVLSATNKNLKDEIARGNFRDDLYYRLNTFTLELPSLAERTEDIPLLINHFLKRLRIKLGVAELHISPGALERFLRYDWPGNVRQLEHELERAAVVCGSDGVIEVTDLSPVLAAPAFSGEQSNSYRGELRLVVERVEREMIAQTLKEHEGNIMQTAEALGLTRKGLKDKMDRYGIKR
- a CDS encoding protein kinase yields the protein MDSDQPITGLRAGLSFSHYSVRRKLGAGGMGEVWLAEDASLQRRVALKFLSPQLTSDPDCHAKLKREAQAAAALNHPNIITIYEVGEFQGRSFIAMEYVDGESLKDRMATGRLAIPEVIQMTKQIARGLGRAHAVGTVHRDIKPHNILLTKDGTAKILDFGLAQLCSGSDVTRTSATVGTMAYMSPEQAKAQEVTPASDLFALGVVMYEMLTGVLPFRGEYEAAVLYAIVHQEPEPLQKLRPDIPPALEQLVMRLLEKDPSKRLQSADDLLAQLQAISVSGHAQASHIESSTRHRRLLVSSGIAVLALVVAITGWHVYKPHVSAKGAGAPMLAVLPFDNLGLPGDEYFADGMTDAVTMQLAKAGRMGVVSRASSMQYKGSKLRVAEIGSELGVDYAITGAVNWERTVTPSRVRISAALVKVADDTYLWADSYERPLEHIFELQAEIAQRVAAALNVAVGSPAEQQGGGLTPNLQAYDFYLRGNQYFNRSWDKDDIQIALRMYRQAVALDSGFASAYAMLCRAEESMYWEYYDRSDATRRRARQAVDRALTLQPDLLEGHLALGYYYYHCELDYENALREFDRALTLQPTHAELLNAVGAVQRRQGKLDAAAQNFMKALEYDPRSYLKAFDVALTFAMMREFREANRFLDRTIALAPDWPLPHVVRAWMAVLRDGDAGESRRVLAQVPAQVDLARSPYYWWLMRILESDFSKVLSQTRLGTDTAGFYLHRAQMYRLLGRGQQEYAYADSARCILETKVRALPEDARFNSQLGLAYAGMRRKSEAIAYARKGVELLPTSRDAYDALFLMVNLAETLMIFDEYDAAVEQLGALLSVPGFVSVPYLKADPLWKPLHDHPAFRKLLAGAA
- a CDS encoding GNAT family N-acetyltransferase, with protein sequence MDKNNFRFFTVAERPDLAQVVSKFPGQFWPLFMLQDPIANRLFGPLYQTFAEYQFALIDTGTDGIVAVGNSIPLAFDADPHLLPDDGWDWALQQGFEDLAGGLPLHCLCALQIVIDPKYRSLGLSTRMVLRMREIASAHSLNRLFAPVRPNQKSLYPLIPMEKYIRWKSEDGLPFDPWLRTHTRLGADIIRVCPSAMRIPGSVPDWETWTSMRLPETGEYIIPGALVPVRIDREANLGLYVEPNVWMCHQLGNSAARKS
- a CDS encoding winged helix-turn-helix domain-containing protein yields the protein MELTIGEMAGKVWSTLLKKEEIALTQLPKMVHEKEVLVYQALGWLAREGKVNYRVDGNKTFVSLIR